The following is a genomic window from Xiphophorus couchianus chromosome 5, X_couchianus-1.0, whole genome shotgun sequence.
CGGAGATGGGCGGCGCTGGAGAGGTGCTGGTGCAGGTTGCTCTCGGTGTAGAAGGACTTGCCGCACACCAGACAGTGGAAGTGCCTCTCTTTGGACGGGTGCTTCATTGAGATGTGGACGTTGAGGCCACTGAGGCCGTCCGCCATGAAGCCGCAGTCCTCGCAGCGTATGCGAGAGTTGCTGCCTTTGGCTTCATCCCTAACCTTCACCTCCTTTGGTTTGAGCTTTCTCACATATGTGGAGCTGGGGGACATAACGCTAGATATTGGCCCTCCAGTCAAAGATATGACAGGGGCCTCTCCTTCCAGTGCCATACTCTCTGCCAATGTTACCTCCTGCTCTGCAAGGGCCTTGAAGGAAACAATACTGGCATCAAACGGGGGAGCTTTGGACATTTGCATATCAACAACCGCTACATCTTCCTTTGAAGTCTCCTCTCCTGCTTGTGTACACTCTAAATTCTGATTCTCTTCATGTGCAGACTCATCTAGTGGAAGCTGAAGTTCAGCTGAAGCCTGCTGCACAGTCTTCTCAGCTGTCTGGTTGGTTGACTGTGGTTCATTGTCAGTCGATGATGTATTAGTTGTCACTTGCATTTCATCTTCACCTCCAGTTCCACCAACCACAACACGAACAATCTCTGTAGTGACAGATAGCGCAGCTGGATCTTGCATTTCCACACACGGGCTGTCAATGTAACAAGATCCCGACCAATCTGAGGGGTTTGGATGTTCACAGCCAGTGCTGGAGTTCTGCCCAGGAGGCTCATTGATCTCTGTCCCTTTTAAAGGATGTTCTGAAGCTCTTTGTTCTTTGCTCTTTTGATGTTCCAGGTATTTCTGACTCTTTTGCTTATGCTTCTCTGTGCTAGCATGACGATACATTTCCCTACTAGTAACGGCATAGTAGCTGCATGCTAGACAGATGTACTCAAAATCTTTGGTGTGCTTTCTCTTGACATGGAGATGGAGGGATGGGATTGACTGGGCAACAAAATCACAAAGACTGCAAGCATTAACAGAGTCATACTTGCTTTTTTGCTGGCTTGTGTCAGACTCAGTTTGGTCTTCATCTTTGCGTTCTTCGAGAAGTTCCCCATCCTGTTCTTGCTTTGCGTCAGTAGGCTGTGTGGCAGTAGCTGGTGCGCTGGTTGGCTCCAGCAACGGCGCACTGGAGTCGGCCCTCGCCGGGCTCTTACTTGAACTCTCCTGTGCTCTTTTCACATGCTTCTTAGTAAAACAGTGACGATCCATATCTCCCTTGGTAACACAGCTGTAGTTGCACAAAGTGCAGCTGTAGCCATAATCTTTGCTGTGTTTGCGGCGAACATGAACACTAAGATTAGTGGCATTGGACACAACCAAGCCACAGTATCCACAAGTAGTAGAAGACCCTTGTTTTggtcttcctcttttctttcttggaGGTTCAAGctcttcatcttcttcctcaGTCAACACAGACTCGGCTGCCTCTGACAGCTCATcagttttctgttgttcttcGGTCAAAGTAGTCCCCTCATCTCCAGGAACCACTTGATCGAGGTGACCCCCAACTGCATCATCTCCCACACAGTCTCTGCTAACCTTCTCAACGCACTGTTCAAATGAAGAAGCTTCTGAgcttttctttactttctgttGCTCCAAATGGCCATCTGACGACAGGTGAGAACTCATCCACTCTGAAGTCGCGGCAAAGAAGTTGCAGACTTTGCAGCGGAACCACTCTAGGGCGGGGTGTTTATCGCGAGCATGCCTTTCCAGCACTGCAGTGCTGCCCACTCTGAAATCACAGATTGGACATTTCAGCTGGAACCTGCTGAGAACACGCTTTGGTGCCACTTTTGACGGTGAAGCCTTTTCAGTGCTGCAGCTCTCCGCGGCTTCCTCCGATTCGCCCACGTTCTCCTCCGCCTCAACTAAAAAGACACAGAGAGATATCCTTCTTTTTAGTCTTTCTCAACAACTACAGAAAAACATCATCGTCATCACTAGccaacattaatatttaattcacttaaaaatgtaattcaccTGTATGGTTGcggatgtaaatatttttcatggaTGAAATGTCAACTGTGAACAGGAGATAAGGGAATACTCACAAGTTAAAGGGACATCTTTGGCATGGTATCTCTGAATGTGGACATCAAGAGGAGCCTTGTCCCTAAATTCATGTCCACAGTAGTTGCAGGAATAAATAATCTTTGGTTTTGGGGTTCGCTTGCTGACCCTCCTCTCCTGAGCCGTGTTAGTCTCTTCTTGGTCTAAATCTGGACTCAGGTTTTGTTCACCATCGTCTTCCTCAGTTTTTATGGTGGCTTGCTCTTGGACTCCACTAGCATTAAGATTATTTACCTTTTCTTCATGAGGTCGAGGATTTTTTCCAATGACTTTCCCATGTTTTCTTGTATAATGAGTTTTCAGTGATCTCGGGTACATGGTTGAGAACCCACAAACTTTGCAAACGTTCTCCCCGCCCTCGCGTCCACCGTCTGGCAATGGCCTCTCGGCACGTTCTTCCTCTGCCTTATCGAGTTCACCAGTGCTACCAGGGGAGACCCCTGTGGTTTTCTCCATCTCCATATCGTCTGCCTGCACCCTCACAAAGTCGTTTTCAGCTGATTTGCTCTCAGCATCCCCCTCTCCTAATTCCAGGTTTTTTTCCATATCATTTCCTGTTATAGTTTCGCACAAATGTGAAATCCAGGGGTATCATCAAAACCGCATCAAAATCCTGAgggcgaaaaaaaaaaagaaatacaacataTTTATATGCGGCATGTCCAAGTGTCTAGAATATATTACTGCATAACAGCTAATGCCAACTCCAAGATCGGATGTAGCTCTCAGAATGAATTTGTATGTAGGCCATAATGTCCTATGACAATTGACCCCCTCATTTCAGAAATGAcacgtttttcttttaataagatcaatgtgaaactttttttccatatttcagAATTACCATGAATTACATATTAATATcctataaaaaaacattactttcatttaaatatcCCATTTTTGACTACTGTTTTGCATGTAcaattttgggggaaaaaactcacattccttttggcatttttatttaaaaatctaatctttGTGGCCCATGACTACTGTCATCTTTACAATTTTGGCCTGCAtggcaaaatgtttggacaccacGGCCCAAGATTATGTCAAGAGGTAAATCCAGTTCAACTCTGTCTGGTTAAACATGAGTAAATGTCGCCATCTAGTGTTAATAGACACGAGCTGTTACTAAAAGCATGGTAACATAACAGGTAGTTTCTAAGAATTAAAAGGTTTCATTACATCGCTATCATTATTATCTGAGTGACATCTAAGTAACAAATGCACTTGCTTCATcttttttcaactttatctCAGATTGAAACATTTAGGTAAAGTCTGGTTTGTTGGAGTAAATATGATTGGTAAATTTGATTGAAGAATATTCAACATcacatgttgttttaaaataaaataaaaaaaagatttacagaccataataattaaaagcaaacataCAATCTTAATGATTGTTGTTacttatgaaaatatatttaaaggcAGGCTTTTATTTGGCTCTTAATTGAGTTATATTAAtgatataaatattataaattcaATTATATCGTATTTTATAACCAGTTTATTTTAGGGGGGTGTAGGAGACGCTGAGGGAATTTATCccctgaaatgtttgtttttaattcctaTATAGTCAGACTGGATGGGTGGATTAAGAGTATCCGTGAAAATCAGTTTGCAAATCTTGACCCCAGTTTGGATCTatgtctgtactttgactaAGCCATCCTAGACACATGTGTTTTGATCTAGCTCTGGCTGGATGGTTAGTGTCGTTCTCCTGCTGAGAGGTGAGCCTCTGCCACAGTCTCAGCCAGgttttcaaacaggtttttcttACACAACTAGCTACATTGACCTTCCCATCAGACTTCTTAAGATTCTCCCAACagagctgtggatttctgcagctacCTACAGAGTTATCTTCTCAGATTAATGCACACCTTACCTGGCCTGTCAGTTAAATAAATAGTCAGTAGTTATGTCTCAGTAGGTTTGAAGTTATGccatactctttccatttttgcaAACATGACATGTTTTATAACTTCTCTGCCGTGCTCCTTGGTCTCCATGATGCTGTCTGTTCACCAGTTGTCTCTAACAAAACTCCGAGAATCATActaagattaaattacactGAAGTGGACTATGTTTACTTATTAGTTGACTGGTTGTAGAGGCAGTGGCGCAGtgggtagcactgttgccttgcagcaagaaggtcttaTGTTCGATTCCCGGGCCAGGAACAGAGCTATGGGATCTGTAGCGGGATTTGAACAACATGACTCTGTGGCTCAATGAGCAGGCTGTTTCCCTACAGCCTGCCAGCTGGGAACGCAAAGGTGAGGGTGTTTTTTGTAGGCAGGGCCGGTgagggtactctggcttcctcccacagttcaaaaaaTTTGACtgttaattggtctttctaaattctcgtgagtgtgtgtgcatggttgtttgtcctgtctgtctgtcctgcGACTGGTGATCTGTCCAAGGGTGAACCCTGCCTCTCATCCAAAACGTTCACTGGAGCTAGACACcaccagaaaatggatggttgCAGTGGGTTTTAATCAGAAGTAAATAGGGCTGAACATAATTCAgctatgtgctactttgtgttagcATTTTCCATCCAATTCTTTCACCTTAAAGTTTTTGGTGGTGAATATTTAGGGAACTGTAACTGCACAGTTCAAATAGCACATCAATGGGCATATGTATGTATCCTACTAAGGTTAATGTGTAATTGTTCACTTTTGTATGTATTTTCAAACCTTGGCAAAGCTTTCACTATTTTGTCCACAATTTAGGTTCTGTATCCATGTCAAAATACATCAGGTATGGACAGACAACATGATTTTCTCTAACTGTTGCATGCTATTTTAACAAGCCAAAGACTGGGGATTTACCATTTATCTActtatgttttaatttcatttcctAATTTAACTTCTATATTTCCACTTTCTAAAGTGACCATCCagctgttttt
Proteins encoded in this region:
- the znf407 gene encoding zinc finger protein 407, which codes for MEKNLELGEGDAESKSAENDFVRVQADDMEMEKTTGVSPGSTGELDKAEEERAERPLPDGGREGGENVCKVCGFSTMYPRSLKTHYTRKHGKVIGKNPRPHEEKVNNLNASGVQEQATIKTEEDDGEQNLSPDLDQEETNTAQERRVSKRTPKPKIIYSCNYCGHEFRDKAPLDVHIQRYHAKDVPLTFEAEENVGESEEAAESCSTEKASPSKVAPKRVLSRFQLKCPICDFRVGSTAVLERHARDKHPALEWFRCKVCNFFAATSEWMSSHLSSDGHLEQQKVKKSSEASSFEQCVEKVSRDCVGDDAVGGHLDQVVPGDEGTTLTEEQQKTDELSEAAESVLTEEEDEELEPPRKKRGRPKQGSSTTCGYCGLVVSNATNLSVHVRRKHSKDYGYSCTLCNYSCVTKGDMDRHCFTKKHVKRAQESSSKSPARADSSAPLLEPTSAPATATQPTDAKQEQDGELLEERKDEDQTESDTSQQKSKYDSVNACSLCDFVAQSIPSLHLHVKRKHTKDFEYICLACSYYAVTSREMYRHASTEKHKQKSQKYLEHQKSKEQRASEHPLKGTEINEPPGQNSSTGCEHPNPSDWSGSCYIDSPCVEMQDPAALSVTTEIVRVVVGGTGGEDEMQVTTNTSSTDNEPQSTNQTAEKTVQQASAELQLPLDESAHEENQNLECTQAGEETSKEDVAVVDMQMSKAPPFDASIVSFKALAEQEVTLAESMALEGEAPVISLTGGPISSVMSPSSTYVRKLKPKEVKVRDEAKGSNSRIRCEDCGFMADGLSGLNVHISMKHPSKERHFHCLVCGKSFYTESNLHQHLSSAAHLRNEQNSVEELPEGGASFKCVKCTDRFETEQDLFVHIKEKHEELLREVNKYVLEDTEQINREREENQGSVCKYCGKVCKSSNSMAFLAHIRTHTGSKPFMCKICNFATAQLGDARNHVKRHLGMREYKCDICGWAFVMKKHLNTHLLGKHGVGQRKERKFECDLCDRSFSEKWALNNHMKLHNGEKPYKCIWPSCHYAFLNLSAMKDHYRTHTGEKSYLCDLCGFAGGTRHALTKHRRQHTGERPFKCKLCNFASTTQSHLSRHKRVHTGEKPYRCPWCDYRSNCAENIRKHILHTGKHEGVKMYNCPQCTYATNSPMEFRNHLKDNHFDIENPDLAYLHAGIVSKSFECRLKGQGATFVEAESVESPEDRKGSSEASGHEEAVQQVIIIQGYGEEDVAIDQALEESAAATLQTLAMAGQVAEVLHITEDGQVIASGREVASAGAHLAGGSTQYVVVESGDARKDLHAAAGQSHIVSESSTALDALLTAVSEMGHQEKMQGEATVVHEVLAPEASTEAHAAVDVKQEEQEEVQVIQEAGHENMQEVLKLAASQMMKEGLTQVIVNDEGTHYIVTELEDCTLQVEEAVYSGAAAGDGEAQQAEQQAGEEMVVYLDGASHNIVLEG